From the Maioricimonas rarisocia genome, one window contains:
- a CDS encoding metallophosphoesterase family protein, producing MLTRRNLLRACAGVAGGAAAMKLSHADDTTDSSTLRVAFLTDIHLPAGRPEIAERVAKLIDSIQARPNSPDLFVFGGDNVMAVDGDQSDDEVHEQFDLWNRTVTRRLKTPFLSVIGNHDIWWNAPGKKSAPADPKRLATEHYRMPHRYFSRSVGGWKFILLDCYQQDGCRLDERQWSWLESEVRQENQPVCVVTHAPVLSVTHFLEPSVDTGKGYEIPGSWLPKGVTRFRELFRAHPSVRLALSGHMHTVDRVEVDTTAYVCGGAVSGAWWDGEYLGFPPLWIELILSSDGTWSHEVHPWG from the coding sequence ATGCTCACACGTCGCAACCTCCTGCGTGCCTGCGCCGGCGTTGCCGGCGGCGCCGCCGCGATGAAGCTGTCTCACGCCGACGACACCACCGATTCGTCGACCCTGCGCGTCGCATTTCTGACCGACATCCATCTGCCCGCCGGCCGACCCGAGATTGCCGAGCGGGTCGCAAAGCTGATCGACTCGATTCAGGCCCGGCCGAACAGCCCGGACCTGTTCGTTTTCGGCGGCGATAACGTGATGGCGGTCGACGGTGATCAGTCCGACGACGAAGTCCACGAGCAGTTCGACCTGTGGAACCGCACCGTCACCCGACGGCTGAAGACGCCGTTCCTGAGCGTCATCGGCAACCATGACATCTGGTGGAACGCTCCGGGAAAGAAGTCCGCCCCGGCCGATCCCAAGCGCCTGGCGACCGAACACTACCGGATGCCACATCGCTACTTCAGCCGGAGTGTCGGCGGCTGGAAGTTCATCCTGCTTGACTGCTACCAGCAGGACGGCTGCCGGCTGGACGAGCGGCAGTGGTCGTGGCTGGAGTCCGAAGTTCGTCAGGAGAATCAACCGGTCTGCGTCGTCACGCACGCTCCGGTCCTTTCGGTCACCCACTTCCTGGAGCCGTCGGTCGATACGGGCAAAGGGTACGAAATCCCCGGCAGCTGGCTTCCGAAGGGAGTCACACGGTTCCGTGAACTGTTCCGCGCCCATCCCTCCGTCAGGCTCGCACTGAGCGGGCACATGCACACCGTCGACCGCGTGGAGGTCGATACGACCGCTTACGTCTGCGGCGGTGCGGTCAGCGGGGCCTGGTGGGACGGAGAGTACCTCGGATTCCCGCCGCTCTGGATCGAACTGATCCTGTCTTCCGACGGCACGTGGAGTCACGAAGTTCATCCGTGGGGATAA